The following are encoded in a window of uncultured Pseudomonas sp. genomic DNA:
- the ubiB gene encoding ubiquinone biosynthesis regulatory protein kinase UbiB, whose translation MKLLAIRRLLRIQRVVIRYQLDDLLFTLPLPFWLRALRYALPWRWLSRRTLNLSRGARLRLALEELGPIFIKFGQLLSTRRDLLPPDIADELAKLQDQVPPFDPAHSQALIEAQLGAKVSEVFARFDAQPLASASVAQVHGAQLKSGEEVVIKVIRPGLAPVIEQDIAWLFLLAKLAEKSSADARRLRPVEVVSDYEKTIYDELDLLREAANASQLRRNFEGSPLLYVPQVYWDLCRPKVLVMERIYGIQVTDLATLADQRTDMKLLAERGVEIFFTQVFRDSFFHADMHPGNIFVSTRTPWNPQYIAIDCGIIGSLTAEDQDYLARNLLAFFKRDYRRVAQLHIDSGWVPAETKVNDFEAAIRTVCEPIFERPLKDISFGQLLLRLFQTARRFNMEVQPQLVLLQKTLLNIEGLGRQLYPDLDLWSTAQPFLERWMRERISPLHLLRNLQLQAEQVPHLSQIARETLERLNQQPAQRQEQPAISRQWPARLLGAALIAGAASQGLALTLLAWPSWLMVVGGVYLVLRR comes from the coding sequence ATGAAGCTGCTTGCCATCCGTCGCCTGCTGCGCATTCAGCGCGTGGTTATCCGTTATCAACTGGATGACCTGCTGTTCACCCTGCCGCTGCCATTCTGGCTGCGCGCACTGCGTTATGCCCTGCCCTGGCGCTGGCTGTCACGGCGTACGCTGAACCTGTCACGCGGCGCGCGCCTGCGCCTGGCGCTGGAAGAACTGGGGCCGATCTTTATCAAGTTTGGTCAGTTGCTCTCGACGCGCCGCGACCTGCTACCGCCGGACATCGCCGATGAGCTGGCCAAATTGCAGGATCAGGTGCCGCCCTTCGATCCCGCCCATTCGCAGGCGCTGATCGAAGCCCAGCTGGGTGCCAAGGTCAGCGAAGTATTTGCCCGCTTCGATGCACAGCCTCTGGCCTCTGCTTCGGTGGCGCAGGTGCATGGCGCGCAACTGAAAAGCGGCGAAGAAGTGGTGATCAAGGTGATTCGCCCGGGCCTGGCCCCGGTGATCGAACAAGACATCGCCTGGCTATTCCTACTGGCCAAACTGGCCGAGAAGTCGTCAGCCGACGCACGCCGCCTGCGCCCGGTGGAAGTGGTCAGCGATTACGAAAAAACCATCTACGACGAACTCGATTTGTTGCGTGAGGCGGCTAACGCCAGCCAGCTAAGGCGCAATTTTGAAGGCTCGCCACTGCTCTATGTACCGCAGGTGTACTGGGACTTGTGCCGGCCGAAAGTGCTGGTCATGGAGCGCATCTACGGAATTCAGGTCACCGATCTGGCAACCCTGGCCGACCAGCGTACTGATATGAAACTGCTGGCCGAGCGCGGCGTGGAGATCTTCTTCACCCAGGTGTTCCGCGACAGTTTCTTCCATGCCGACATGCACCCCGGCAATATCTTCGTCAGCACGCGTACGCCGTGGAACCCGCAGTACATCGCCATCGACTGCGGCATCATCGGCAGCTTGACCGCCGAAGACCAAGACTACCTGGCGCGCAACCTGCTGGCCTTCTTCAAGCGCGACTACCGCCGCGTGGCGCAACTGCACATTGATTCGGGCTGGGTCCCGGCCGAAACCAAGGTCAATGATTTCGAGGCGGCAATCCGCACCGTGTGCGAGCCGATTTTCGAACGCCCACTGAAAGACATCTCCTTCGGCCAATTGCTGCTGCGCCTGTTCCAGACCGCGCGGCGCTTCAACATGGAAGTGCAGCCGCAACTGGTGCTGCTGCAGAAAACCCTGCTGAATATCGAAGGTTTAGGCCGCCAGCTGTATCCGGATCTCGACCTGTGGAGCACGGCCCAGCCGTTCCTTGAGCGCTGGATGCGTGAGCGCATCAGCCCCCTGCACCTGCTGCGCAACCTGCAGCTGCAGGCCGAGCAAGTGCCGCATCTGTCGCAAATCGCCCGCGAGACGCTGGAGCGCCTCAACCAGCAACCGGCGCAGCGCCAAGAACAACCTGCGATCAGCCGCCAATGGCCGGCTCGTCTATTGGGTGCGGCGCTGATTGCCGGTGCCGCCAGCCAAGGCTTGGCCTTGACCCTGCTCGCCTGGCCGAGCTGGCTGATGGTCGTAGGCGGCGTCTATCTGGTGTTGCGCCGATAG
- the tatA gene encoding twin-arginine translocase TatA/TatE family subunit, producing the protein MGFGGISIWQLVIILLIVVMLFGTKRLKGLGSDLGDAIKGFKKSMGNEDDKPAVEEPKGQTIDAQARKVEEPAKKD; encoded by the coding sequence ATGGGATTCGGTGGAATTAGCATCTGGCAACTGGTGATCATCCTACTGATCGTGGTCATGCTGTTCGGTACCAAGCGCCTCAAAGGCCTGGGCTCCGATCTCGGTGATGCGATCAAGGGCTTCAAAAAATCCATGGGCAACGAAGACGACAAACCGGCCGTAGAAGAGCCCAAAGGCCAGACCATTGACGCCCAGGCGCGCAAGGTCGAAGAGCCGGCGAAAAAAGACTAA
- the dtd gene encoding D-aminoacyl-tRNA deacylase, translating to MKALIQRARGARVEVAGEVVGAIDQGLLALVGVEPHDTPASVEKILHKLLNYRVFSDAAGKMNLSLSDIAGGLLLVSQFTLVADTKSGLRPSFSSAAPPALGAELFDLLVTQARAKHPQVATGQFGADMQVHLVNDGPVTFLLES from the coding sequence ATGAAAGCACTGATTCAGCGGGCGCGTGGTGCCCGCGTGGAAGTGGCGGGCGAGGTGGTTGGCGCGATTGATCAGGGCCTGCTGGCGCTGGTCGGGGTTGAGCCGCATGACACCCCGGCCAGCGTCGAAAAAATCCTGCACAAACTGCTCAACTACCGGGTGTTTAGCGACGCGGCGGGCAAGATGAACCTGTCGCTTAGTGATATCGCTGGCGGCCTGTTGCTGGTTTCGCAGTTCACACTGGTAGCCGACACCAAGAGCGGTCTGCGTCCCAGTTTCTCCAGCGCCGCACCGCCGGCCCTGGGCGCTGAGTTATTTGATCTGCTGGTGACGCAGGCGCGGGCTAAACACCCGCAGGTGGCCACTGGGCAGTTCGGTGCCGACATGCAGGTGCACCTGGTCAATGACGGGCCGGTGACATTCTTGCTGGAAAGCTGA
- a CDS encoding phosphoribosyl-ATP diphosphatase, whose protein sequence is MTDTLSRLAEVLESRKGAAADSSYVASLYHKGLNKILEKVGEESVETILAAKDAALSGDCSDVIYETADLWFHSLVMLAALGQHPQAVLDELDRRFGLSGHAEKAARPHN, encoded by the coding sequence ATGACCGACACCCTCAGCCGCCTGGCCGAAGTACTCGAGTCGCGCAAAGGCGCGGCCGCCGACAGCTCCTACGTCGCCAGCCTGTACCACAAGGGCCTGAACAAAATTCTGGAAAAAGTCGGCGAGGAGTCGGTGGAAACCATCCTTGCCGCCAAAGACGCTGCGCTAAGCGGTGACTGCAGCGATGTAATCTACGAAACCGCTGACCTGTGGTTCCACAGCCTGGTCATGCTCGCCGCCCTTGGCCAGCATCCACAAGCTGTACTGGACGAGCTGGATCGTCGTTTTGGCCTGTCCGGGCACGCGGAAAAAGCCGCGCGGCCACACAACTAA
- the tatC gene encoding twin-arginine translocase subunit TatC produces the protein MSRLTDSDQEMPLVSHLTELRTRLLRIVGAVFLLFAGLFYFSQDIYALVAAPLRAYLPEGATMIATGVASPFLTPFKLTLMVALFLAIPIILHQIWGFIAPGLYKHEKRIAIPLLISSILLFYGGMAFAYFVVFPIMFGFFASVTPEGVEMMTDIGQYLDFVLTLFFAFGVAFEIPIATFLLIWIGVVDVATLRKSRPYVVVGCFVVGMVLTPPDIFSQTLLAVPMWMLFEAGLLCGSLVKRRAEQDEADETDSQDAPNDQPPAAQP, from the coding sequence ATGAGCCGACTAACGGACAGCGATCAGGAAATGCCCCTGGTCTCACACCTGACTGAGCTGCGTACACGCCTGCTGCGGATTGTCGGGGCGGTATTCCTGCTGTTTGCCGGGCTGTTCTACTTCTCCCAGGACATCTACGCGCTGGTCGCCGCACCGCTGCGTGCCTACCTGCCGGAAGGCGCGACGATGATCGCCACCGGCGTGGCCTCGCCGTTCCTCACGCCATTCAAGCTGACCCTGATGGTGGCGCTATTCTTGGCCATCCCGATCATCCTGCATCAGATCTGGGGCTTTATCGCGCCGGGCTTGTATAAGCACGAGAAGCGCATTGCCATCCCGCTGCTGATTTCTAGCATCTTGCTGTTCTACGGCGGCATGGCCTTCGCCTACTTCGTGGTGTTCCCGATCATGTTCGGCTTCTTCGCCAGCGTGACTCCGGAAGGCGTGGAGATGATGACTGACATCGGTCAGTATCTGGACTTTGTCCTCACCCTGTTCTTTGCCTTCGGCGTGGCCTTTGAAATCCCGATTGCCACCTTCCTGCTGATCTGGATTGGTGTGGTAGATGTTGCCACCCTGCGTAAAAGCCGGCCGTACGTGGTGGTGGGCTGCTTTGTAGTCGGCATGGTGCTGACGCCGCCCGACATCTTCTCGCAGACCTTGCTGGCGGTGCCCATGTGGATGCTGTTTGAGGCCGGCTTGCTGTGCGGCAGCCTGGTCAAGCGTCGCGCGGAACAGGATGAGGCGGACGAAACCGACAGCCAAGACGCGCCCAACGATCAACCGCCAGCCGCACAACCGTGA
- the tatB gene encoding Sec-independent protein translocase protein TatB has protein sequence MFDIGFTELLLVGIVALLVLGPDRLPGAVRTAGLWIGRIKRSFSAIKAEVEREIGADEIRRQLHNEQILELEREMNAAKQKLNAPLSSLGDTPAAPETSSQDKSPQP, from the coding sequence ATGTTCGATATTGGCTTTACCGAGCTGCTGCTGGTCGGCATCGTCGCCCTCTTGGTATTGGGTCCCGATCGCCTGCCCGGCGCGGTGCGCACGGCTGGTTTGTGGATCGGCCGAATCAAGCGCAGCTTCAGCGCGATCAAAGCTGAGGTCGAGCGCGAGATCGGCGCGGACGAAATTCGCCGCCAGCTGCATAACGAGCAGATTCTCGAGCTTGAGCGTGAAATGAACGCGGCCAAGCAGAAGCTCAACGCCCCCCTCAGCAGCTTGGGCGACACGCCCGCCGCACCAGAAACCAGCAGCCAGGATAAAAGCCCGCAGCCATGA
- a CDS encoding 16S rRNA (uracil(1498)-N(3))-methyltransferase: MNLLLLEDGDFIAADRVLLSGRRLKHLHEVHRAEAGDSLRVGRLNGLMGSGQLLRLDAEQAELSVQLDQPPPSKLPLTLLLALPRPKMLRRVLQTVSSMGVPRVILLNSYRVEKSFWQTPFLETEAIREQLILGLEQARDTVLPEVIIDKRFKPFVEDHLPSIAAGTLGLTGHPGDFPACPRAVEQPVTLAIGPEGGWIPYEVEKLQQAGLQPVQLGERILRVETAVTALLARLF; the protein is encoded by the coding sequence GTGAACCTGCTGCTACTCGAAGACGGCGATTTTATCGCCGCCGACCGCGTGTTGTTGAGCGGCCGCCGCCTTAAACACCTGCATGAAGTACACCGCGCCGAAGCCGGCGACAGCCTGCGCGTTGGCCGCTTGAATGGCCTGATGGGCAGCGGCCAGCTACTGCGCCTGGATGCTGAACAGGCCGAGTTGTCGGTGCAACTCGACCAGCCACCACCGAGCAAACTGCCGCTCACTCTGCTGCTGGCCCTGCCACGACCGAAGATGTTGCGCCGGGTGCTGCAAACGGTCAGCAGCATGGGCGTACCCCGGGTGATTTTGCTGAATAGCTATCGGGTGGAAAAAAGCTTCTGGCAAACCCCGTTTCTCGAAACCGAGGCGATTCGCGAACAGCTGATCCTCGGTTTGGAACAAGCTCGCGATACCGTACTGCCCGAGGTGATCATCGATAAACGCTTCAAACCCTTCGTCGAAGACCATCTGCCCAGCATTGCCGCCGGCACCCTCGGCCTGACCGGCCATCCCGGAGATTTTCCGGCCTGTCCCCGGGCTGTCGAGCAGCCAGTCACCCTGGCCATCGGCCCGGAAGGCGGCTGGATCCCCTATGAGGTGGAAAAGCTGCAGCAGGCCGGCCTGCAACCGGTGCAGCTGGGAGAACGCATTCTGCGCGTAGAAACGGCGGTCACTGCACTACTGGCGCGGCTGTTTTAA
- the hisI gene encoding phosphoribosyl-AMP cyclohydrolase: MTDWLDEINWNSDGLVPAIAQDHKTGRVLMMAWMNREALALTAAEQRAIYWSRSRGKLWRKGEESGHVQKLHELRLDCDADVIIIKVEQIGGIACHTGRESCFYRVFENGSWKTVEAVIKDPHAIYSAGNKHE, from the coding sequence ATGACTGACTGGCTCGACGAAATCAACTGGAACAGCGACGGCCTGGTGCCGGCAATCGCCCAGGACCATAAAACCGGCCGCGTGCTGATGATGGCCTGGATGAACCGCGAAGCCCTGGCACTGACCGCTGCCGAACAACGTGCGATCTATTGGTCGCGCTCGCGCGGCAAGCTCTGGCGCAAGGGCGAAGAGTCCGGCCACGTGCAAAAGCTGCATGAACTGCGCCTGGATTGCGATGCCGACGTGATCATCATTAAAGTCGAGCAAATTGGCGGCATCGCCTGCCATACCGGCCGTGAAAGCTGCTTCTACCGGGTCTTCGAGAACGGCAGCTGGAAAACTGTCGAGGCGGTAATCAAAGATCCGCACGCCATCTATAGCGCAGGGAACAAACATGAGTGA